One stretch of Leadbetterella byssophila DSM 17132 DNA includes these proteins:
- a CDS encoding RrF2 family transcriptional regulator, with translation MFSKACEYGIRAAIYIAQQSLVDRKVSLKDVAKAIESPTAYTSKILQKLSKNSIIKSDKGPTGGFSMDKTELEKVKLCSIVYAIDGDAVYTGCGLGLKKCNENKPCPVHNQFKLIREELKKMLETTTVKTLATDFEKGLTFLKR, from the coding sequence ATGTTTTCAAAGGCTTGTGAGTACGGCATTAGAGCTGCAATATATATAGCTCAACAATCGCTTGTTGATCGTAAGGTCAGCCTAAAAGATGTTGCCAAGGCAATTGAATCTCCAACAGCTTATACTTCAAAAATTCTTCAAAAACTTTCTAAGAATAGTATTATCAAGTCAGACAAAGGGCCTACGGGTGGTTTTTCAATGGATAAAACAGAATTGGAAAAAGTAAAATTGTGTTCTATTGTTTATGCTATTGATGGTGATGCGGTTTATACTGGATGTGGTTTAGGTTTAAAAAAATGCAATGAAAACAAACCTTGTCCTGTGCATAATCAATTTAAATTAATCAGAGAAGAACTTAAAAAAATGCTTGAAACTACAACTGTAAAAACCTTAGCAACTGATTTTGAGAAGGGCTTAACATTTTTAAAGCGGTAA
- a CDS encoding cbb3-type cytochrome c oxidase subunit I, whose translation MEPKNLFSESGIIITLLLIAIPIIVASILVIIKAKKVLKNFLKKKELEKFNEYIKNLSPEEVQKLELRKKQLEFSLSNNELAGDTTPIDAKGLIDNVREASSLRFIEQKKKSQARPYIEPDLTKLILWYLGCATFWLLFGTTVGEYVGIKFVAPDVDHYSWLSFGRLRPVHTNAVFWGWASLAMLGLAYYVIPRVSNVPIASIKTGYRTLILVNASVILGSLFLMAGINNGGGEYREYIWPVMALFGIAVIISLRNFYKTIAKRTTKEIYVSNWYIISAMMFLLVIAVIAYWPSWQNGLGETIIQGYYMHQGVGMWFMLFNLGLMYYFLPQQLNKPIYSYSLGILAFWIQILFYTLIGTHHFIFSAIPWWLQTVAIVGSAGMVIPVVAGTTNFLMTFKGSWHKLSGSYTLPFYLIGIIFYFTGSLQGTAEAFKFTNLIWHFTDFTVAHSHLTMYGIICFMLWGFIYTVVPRLTGNEPPQITVGAHFWLALIGLLFYTFPLMYGSTLRGLMWMEGTKSFIESVELMAPYWLWRAIGGSLMWLSHILFAYNFYVMVKKKEEIEIPSSPKDILNAKVALDNQEVTN comes from the coding sequence ATGGAACCAAAAAATTTATTCAGCGAATCGGGCATCATCATCACACTATTACTGATAGCAATACCTATAATTGTTGCGTCAATATTGGTAATCATTAAAGCAAAGAAAGTTCTCAAGAATTTCTTAAAGAAAAAAGAACTCGAAAAATTCAATGAATATATCAAGAACTTAAGTCCCGAAGAAGTTCAAAAATTAGAGCTTCGAAAAAAGCAACTTGAATTTTCTCTTTCTAATAATGAATTAGCAGGCGATACAACACCTATTGATGCAAAAGGTTTGATTGATAATGTGAGGGAAGCGAGTTCATTGCGATTTATTGAGCAAAAGAAAAAAAGTCAAGCAAGACCTTACATTGAACCCGATTTAACCAAACTTATTCTATGGTATTTGGGTTGTGCCACTTTTTGGTTATTGTTCGGCACTACGGTTGGCGAATATGTTGGAATCAAATTTGTTGCTCCTGATGTTGACCATTACAGTTGGTTAAGCTTTGGCAGATTACGACCTGTACATACCAATGCCGTATTTTGGGGTTGGGCTTCATTGGCAATGTTGGGCTTAGCTTATTATGTCATACCAAGAGTGAGCAATGTGCCAATTGCAAGTATTAAAACAGGCTATAGAACCCTCATTCTCGTAAATGCTTCGGTTATTCTTGGAAGTTTGTTTTTAATGGCAGGCATCAACAATGGTGGCGGTGAATACCGAGAATACATTTGGCCAGTAATGGCGTTGTTTGGTATTGCAGTTATCATTTCACTACGAAATTTTTATAAAACCATAGCCAAAAGAACAACCAAAGAAATTTATGTTTCCAATTGGTACATTATTTCCGCAATGATGTTTCTACTGGTGATTGCCGTAATTGCGTATTGGCCAAGTTGGCAAAATGGCTTAGGCGAAACAATTATACAAGGTTACTATATGCACCAAGGTGTGGGTATGTGGTTTATGCTTTTCAATCTTGGATTGATGTATTACTTCCTTCCTCAACAATTAAACAAGCCCATTTATTCATATAGTTTAGGAATATTGGCGTTTTGGATTCAAATCCTGTTTTATACTTTAATAGGAACGCATCATTTTATTTTTAGTGCAATACCTTGGTGGTTGCAGACTGTTGCCATTGTTGGTAGTGCAGGAATGGTAATACCTGTTGTTGCAGGTACTACAAACTTTTTAATGACTTTTAAAGGTTCTTGGCATAAACTTTCAGGTAGCTATACCTTACCGTTTTATTTGATTGGTATTATCTTCTACTTTACAGGCTCATTACAAGGAACTGCCGAAGCCTTCAAGTTTACCAATTTAATATGGCACTTTACCGATTTTACCGTAGCCCATTCGCACCTTACAATGTATGGTATCATCTGTTTTATGCTTTGGGGCTTCATATATACCGTTGTGCCAAGATTGACCGGAAATGAACCGCCTCAAATTACGGTAGGTGCTCATTTTTGGTTGGCATTAATTGGATTGCTGTTCTATACATTCCCTTTAATGTATGGTTCAACACTAAGGGGGCTGATGTGGATGGAAGGTACTAAATCATTTATTGAAAGTGTAGAATTGATGGCTCCCTATTGGTTATGGCGTGCCATTGGTGGCTCTTTGATGTGGCTTTCTCACATTTTGTTTGCCTACAATTTTTATGTTATGGTAAAAAAGAAAGAAGAAATAGAAATACCAAGCTCCCCCAAAGACATTCTAAATGCAAAGGTTGCACTGGACAATCAAGAAGTAACAAATTAA
- a CDS encoding cbb3-type cytochrome c oxidase subunit II, whose protein sequence is MDFFDNHKKLFRTALGLFVGLTIIVAIMPAINNQENNSPLPGYEPLSQEAYLGKKVFIANGCVACHTQQVRNVEMDNIWGNRPGIPADYAGISRTDFWTNTATLMGTERTGPDLTNIGSRQPSLAWNLLHLFQPRAVVEKSIMPAYPWLFEVKNELGEKDVEVVVPDAYRKGINGKIIATQEALHLVAYLQSLKQTPLPDGKTPMEFLYKKKEMPVVINENSTKLPDGKLLYTNNCMSCHQANGEGLKGAFPPLKGSPIVLGDDLELFVNIIMLGYDARPEYAVMNAVGLDNNLTPEEVTAIINHEKTSWGNNAKTVTPEEVKKIMDFIKLTSNK, encoded by the coding sequence ATGGATTTTTTCGACAATCATAAAAAACTGTTCAGAACGGCACTGGGGCTATTTGTTGGGCTAACAATTATTGTTGCCATAATGCCTGCCATAAATAATCAGGAAAATAATTCTCCTTTGCCCGGATATGAGCCATTGAGTCAAGAAGCCTATCTCGGTAAAAAAGTTTTTATTGCCAACGGATGTGTGGCTTGCCATACACAGCAGGTGAGAAATGTGGAGATGGATAATATTTGGGGCAACAGACCCGGAATACCAGCCGATTATGCTGGCATTTCGAGAACAGATTTTTGGACAAATACCGCTACATTAATGGGAACAGAAAGAACCGGTCCGGATTTGACCAATATCGGTTCAAGACAACCAAGTTTAGCTTGGAACTTATTACATCTCTTTCAGCCCAGAGCCGTAGTAGAAAAATCAATAATGCCAGCCTACCCTTGGCTATTTGAAGTGAAAAATGAGTTAGGCGAAAAAGATGTTGAAGTAGTAGTTCCTGATGCGTATAGAAAAGGTATTAATGGAAAAATTATTGCCACGCAAGAAGCACTCCATTTAGTAGCATATCTGCAAAGCCTTAAACAAACACCTTTGCCTGACGGAAAAACACCAATGGAATTTTTGTACAAGAAAAAAGAAATGCCAGTGGTGATAAACGAAAATAGCACCAAACTTCCTGACGGAAAATTATTGTACACAAACAATTGTATGAGTTGCCATCAAGCCAATGGCGAAGGACTAAAAGGTGCATTCCCTCCTTTAAAAGGAAGCCCGATAGTTTTGGGTGATGACCTTGAATTATTTGTCAATATTATAATGCTTGGTTATGATGCCAGACCAGAATATGCTGTGATGAATGCAGTTGGCTTGGATAATAACTTAACTCCAGAAGAAGTTACAGCCATTATTAATCACGAAAAAACCAGTTGGGGCAATAATGCCAAAACGGTAACTCCTGAAGAAGTGAAAAAAATAATGGATTTTATAAAATTAACATCGAACAAATAA
- a CDS encoding group III truncated hemoglobin, protein MNLEMIDIINLDDVKLVVDCFYDKVRNDKQLKDVFNDVIQDRWPAHLEKMYRFWQTVLLDEHTYYGSPFLPHAKLPVGIEHFNQWLKLFYETVDENFAGEKAERMKWQGQRMAEMFHSKIEYYKNNPSIPLL, encoded by the coding sequence ATGAATTTAGAAATGATTGACATAATAAATCTTGATGATGTAAAATTGGTAGTGGATTGTTTCTACGATAAAGTTCGTAATGATAAACAATTGAAAGATGTTTTCAATGATGTTATTCAAGACCGTTGGCCAGCACATTTAGAAAAAATGTACCGTTTTTGGCAAACGGTTTTGTTGGATGAACACACCTACTACGGTAGTCCGTTTTTACCACACGCCAAACTTCCTGTTGGCATTGAACATTTCAATCAATGGTTAAAATTGTTTTACGAAACTGTTGATGAAAACTTTGCAGGAGAAAAAGCAGAACGTATGAAATGGCAAGGGCAACGTATGGCAGAAATGTTTCATTCAAAAATAGAGTATTACAAAAATAATCCTTCAATCCCATTGCTATGA
- a CDS encoding tryptophan 2,3-dioxygenase, whose product MIVREIKQLVYDPYEESVWLEKLEQLNRYTNMPIGSFDEMKYGMNYDYYNTFRSTLTPASGFQSVTFRWIEIYCTRLENLVNEEGKKSLTLLQFEEKYLDRLIAMANKTQGSTLEDKVLNMPNCSDTLRAKLKEFDHLYNVVWPLVHLETAQHYLDLKNKNKAATGGNDWKKYLHTKFQQRKFFPTLWNNDVITNWENKQ is encoded by the coding sequence ATGATAGTGCGCGAAATCAAACAATTGGTCTATGACCCTTATGAAGAAAGTGTTTGGTTGGAGAAATTGGAACAATTGAATCGATACACAAATATGCCCATTGGCTCGTTTGATGAAATGAAATACGGAATGAACTATGACTACTACAATACCTTCCGTAGTACATTGACTCCTGCTAGCGGTTTTCAATCCGTTACTTTTCGATGGATTGAAATCTATTGTACTAGACTTGAAAATCTAGTCAACGAAGAAGGCAAAAAGTCACTCACACTTCTACAGTTTGAAGAAAAATATTTAGACCGATTAATTGCTATGGCTAATAAGACCCAAGGTTCTACCTTAGAAGATAAAGTATTGAATATGCCAAATTGTTCAGATACGCTTAGAGCTAAACTAAAAGAGTTTGATCACTTGTACAACGTAGTTTGGCCACTGGTACACCTTGAAACTGCTCAACACTACCTTGACCTAAAAAATAAAAACAAAGCCGCAACTGGTGGCAACGATTGGAAAAAATATTTGCATACAAAGTTTCAACAACGAAAATTCTTCCCCACGTTGTGGAACAATGATGTAATAACGAATTGGGAAAATAAACAATAA
- the ric gene encoding iron-sulfur cluster repair di-iron protein, which translates to MNIQENNIIGELVAQDYRAASVFKKYGIDFCCQGNRTIQDACESKEIDASSVVSDLNEVSKATSENTIDYQSWPIDLMADYIEKKHHRYVEEKTREITPYLDKICRVHGDRHPELFEINEHFNATAGELAAHMKKEELILFPFVRKMAKAKQENTKLEAPHFGTVENPIQMMMHEHTTEGERFRKIETLSNNYTPPEDACNTYRVTFALLKEFEADLHLHIHLENNILFPKAIELEKQLKNA; encoded by the coding sequence ATGAACATTCAAGAAAATAACATTATTGGTGAATTGGTGGCACAAGATTATCGTGCAGCCTCGGTTTTTAAAAAATATGGCATTGACTTTTGTTGTCAAGGCAATAGAACCATACAAGATGCGTGCGAGTCGAAAGAAATTGACGCTTCTTCAGTCGTATCAGATTTAAACGAAGTAAGTAAAGCAACATCAGAAAACACCATTGACTATCAGTCCTGGCCTATTGACCTTATGGCAGACTACATTGAGAAAAAACATCACCGCTATGTAGAAGAAAAAACACGGGAAATAACACCTTATTTGGACAAAATTTGCCGTGTGCACGGAGACCGCCATCCTGAGTTGTTTGAAATTAATGAACACTTTAATGCAACTGCTGGCGAATTAGCAGCACATATGAAAAAAGAAGAATTGATTTTGTTTCCATTTGTTCGCAAAATGGCAAAGGCGAAACAGGAAAACACTAAACTAGAAGCTCCCCATTTTGGCACGGTAGAAAATCCCATTCAAATGATGATGCACGAGCACACTACCGAAGGTGAACGCTTCAGGAAAATAGAAACCCTGAGCAATAACTATACTCCACCCGAAGATGCTTGTAATACATATAGAGTAACTTTTGCCTTGCTTAAAGAATTTGAAGCCGATTTGCATTTACACATCCACTTAGAGAACAACATTTTGTTTCCAAAAGCTATTGAGCTTGAAAAGCAATTAAAGAATGCCTAA
- a CDS encoding integrase core domain-containing protein, producing the protein MKLKNNMYSLFWEVKMNWLHKPEKIRSDNGPEFVAEAIREWCKKNGKQWEFIQPGKPTHNSLIERFNRIFRQEVLDGYRFDNLPQIIKYAEAWAWMYNNERPHSSLGRLTPTEKSNWNYLVLGVAS; encoded by the coding sequence TTGAAGTTGAAGAACAATATGTATTCCCTGTTTTGGGAAGTAAAAATGAATTGGTTACACAAGCCCGAGAAAATTAGGTCTGACAACGGACCGGAATTTGTCGCCGAAGCTATCCGCGAATGGTGTAAGAAAAACGGCAAACAATGGGAATTTATCCAGCCTGGAAAGCCGACACACAACAGTTTGATCGAGCGGTTTAACAGGATATTCAGGCAGGAGGTACTGGACGGCTATAGGTTTGACAACCTCCCACAGATAATAAAATACGCAGAGGCGTGGGCATGGATGTACAACAATGAAAGGCCGCATTCCTCTTTGGGACGATTGACGCCCACTGAAAAATCAAATTGGAATTATTTAGTTTTGGGTGTAGCTAGTTAG
- a CDS encoding (2Fe-2S)-binding protein yields MAFAAWAAVPSTAKGFYVDKEELKMMYPLKISINKKIYNLPADTRTTLLDLLREKLDLTGTKKGCDHGQCGACTVHINGERVLSCLTLAATVHEAEVTTIEGLANGDQLHPMQEAFMECDGFQCGYCTPGQIMSAVACVNEGRTGSVEEIKEFMSGNLCRCGAYNGIVQSILKVAQA; encoded by the coding sequence ATGGCCTTTGCCGCCTGGGCAGCCGTACCGTCAACAGCAAAAGGCTTTTACGTAGATAAAGAGGAGCTCAAAATGATGTACCCTCTCAAAATCTCAATTAATAAGAAGATCTACAACCTCCCTGCAGATACACGAACCACCCTCCTGGACCTCCTTAGAGAAAAATTAGACCTCACGGGTACCAAGAAAGGGTGCGATCATGGTCAATGTGGAGCTTGCACCGTACATATCAACGGAGAACGAGTGCTCAGTTGCCTTACCCTAGCCGCCACCGTCCATGAAGCAGAGGTCACTACTATAGAAGGACTAGCTAACGGAGATCAGCTCCACCCCATGCAAGAGGCCTTCATGGAATGCGACGGTTTCCAATGCGGCTATTGCACCCCCGGACAGATCATGTCTGCCGTGGCCTGCGTGAATGAAGGTAGAACCGGCTCCGTAGAAGAAATCAAAGAGTTCATGAGCGGCAATCTTTGTCGCTGTGGCGCTTATAACGGTATCGTTCAATCCATCCTAAAAGTAGCCCAAGCATGA
- a CDS encoding FAD binding domain-containing protein produces the protein MRPFTYKKPADIKGALSSFGHQTQYIAGGTNLVDLMKKFVSTPEHLIDVQGALSSDISLSAEGLKMGALAKNSAISVHPQVLSDFPLISKAILAGASPQIRNMATLGGNLLQRTRCPYFYDLSTPCNKREKGTGCSAKEGVQRMSAVIGYSDDCIAVHPSDLCVALVALDAQVGITSKAGKEGKVLFRDFHKLPGDTPHVDNHLPEGALITYVEVPKNNFAEHCAYVKLRDRTSYAFALVSVAAALELKDGKIVNARLASGGVAHKPWRWFSAEKALVGKVANEETFEKAAAMIQKEIKPLEGNAFKSELLYGAVQSALKQCL, from the coding sequence ATGAGACCATTTACCTATAAGAAACCCGCAGATATCAAAGGAGCCTTATCGTCCTTTGGACATCAAACCCAATATATTGCTGGTGGTACCAATCTCGTGGATCTCATGAAGAAATTCGTGAGCACGCCGGAACACCTTATCGATGTGCAAGGAGCTCTGTCTTCTGATATCAGCTTAAGTGCAGAAGGTCTGAAGATGGGAGCTTTGGCAAAGAATAGTGCCATCTCCGTGCATCCCCAGGTGCTATCTGATTTCCCCTTGATTTCCAAAGCCATACTGGCCGGCGCCTCGCCACAGATCAGAAACATGGCCACTTTAGGAGGTAACCTCCTGCAAAGGACGCGCTGCCCTTATTTCTATGATCTCAGTACCCCGTGCAATAAACGCGAAAAAGGTACTGGATGTAGCGCTAAAGAGGGCGTGCAAAGAATGAGTGCGGTGATAGGCTATAGCGATGATTGTATAGCAGTGCATCCTTCTGACCTCTGCGTAGCTCTAGTGGCTTTAGATGCTCAGGTAGGCATCACATCTAAAGCCGGAAAAGAAGGTAAGGTCCTTTTTAGAGATTTTCATAAACTGCCCGGAGATACGCCTCATGTGGATAATCATCTTCCAGAAGGAGCCCTTATCACTTATGTGGAAGTGCCAAAGAATAATTTTGCAGAGCACTGCGCTTACGTAAAGCTGAGAGATAGAACTTCCTATGCCTTCGCACTGGTTTCTGTAGCCGCAGCTTTGGAACTGAAGGATGGGAAGATTGTCAATGCCCGTCTAGCCTCCGGAGGAGTGGCGCATAAGCCTTGGCGCTGGTTTTCAGCAGAGAAGGCTTTAGTAGGCAAGGTAGCCAACGAAGAAACCTTCGAGAAGGCTGCAGCCATGATACAGAAGGAAATCAAACCTCTGGAAGGAAATGCATTTAAAAGTGAATTGTTGTACGGCGCCGTGCAGTCGGCCTTAAAGCAATGTTTATGA
- a CDS encoding xanthine dehydrogenase family protein molybdopterin-binding subunit — protein sequence MSRVEALEKVTGRGKYAAEYTVPGVVHSVMVGSTIPHGKIKRINTEKAKRAEGVLEIITHEHKPLVHGLSTEALIQETRFGLPVFHTDTIQFKGQPIALVVAETLEEARYAASLIQAEYEVLPYEVDFDAARKKVALNPAGKDRGEGWKEAAHSVEAEYHIATEVHHPMEMHATIAHWVDDTHLKLYDKNQGVNNVQRTIGRLFNIPPQNIEVFSEFVGGGFGSGLRVWSNALAAVMAAKAVKRPVKLMLTRQQMFSLAGYRPAAWQKVKMSADAQGKLVSVHHQAQNATSQYERFSDGITRVTRLIYHIPNVRTEESIVPLHMSTPTWMRGPGDCTGDFAIESALDELSYKLKIDPVEFRYRNLALDKHPENGLPWSTNYVKECIEIGARKIDWDKRSPEVGKIKEGDWQIGYGMAVGAWNAGRGNASAGMSLDAKGNLIVKTAMTDIGTGTGTGMMNMAQEFLGIPTHKIKVELGHSSLPSAGSQGGSTGLSSISGAVNAAANELKGVLLTLAQKIDASFGTAQAKDLRLSEAGLVFGDKQISYEKLFAQNNDQAIEVEASSGPGEERRKYAFLSSASHFVKLGVHAQTGKVKILQYVCVADGGKIVNTQAAANQMSGAVVGGIGMALMEEAVVDPKAGGWIGDDFAGYHFAVNADAPLIEIEFVNKPDVNINPSGAKGLGEVGIIGAAAAISNAIYHATGKRLRSLPITPDKILA from the coding sequence ATGAGCAGAGTAGAAGCCTTGGAAAAAGTTACCGGTAGAGGTAAATATGCAGCAGAATATACAGTGCCAGGTGTGGTGCATTCCGTGATGGTTGGGAGTACAATTCCCCATGGTAAAATTAAACGTATAAATACCGAGAAAGCTAAAAGGGCTGAAGGCGTACTGGAGATCATTACGCACGAGCATAAGCCTTTGGTCCACGGACTTTCCACGGAAGCTTTGATCCAGGAAACCCGATTTGGACTTCCGGTTTTCCATACAGATACCATACAGTTCAAAGGTCAGCCCATAGCTCTCGTGGTGGCAGAAACCTTAGAAGAAGCCAGATATGCTGCGTCTTTGATTCAGGCAGAGTATGAAGTTTTACCCTATGAGGTGGATTTTGATGCAGCTCGAAAAAAGGTGGCTTTGAATCCAGCGGGAAAGGATAGGGGAGAGGGGTGGAAAGAGGCTGCGCATAGTGTGGAGGCTGAGTATCATATAGCTACTGAAGTGCATCACCCCATGGAAATGCATGCTACCATAGCGCATTGGGTGGATGATACCCATTTGAAGTTGTACGACAAGAACCAAGGGGTTAATAATGTCCAAAGAACCATAGGTAGATTGTTCAATATCCCGCCTCAGAACATAGAGGTCTTCTCAGAGTTTGTGGGAGGGGGATTTGGTTCTGGATTAAGAGTTTGGTCCAATGCCCTCGCCGCTGTCATGGCTGCCAAGGCGGTGAAGCGACCGGTAAAACTGATGCTGACGCGCCAGCAGATGTTCTCTCTAGCCGGATATAGACCAGCGGCCTGGCAAAAGGTGAAGATGAGTGCTGATGCTCAGGGTAAACTGGTATCAGTTCACCACCAAGCCCAAAATGCCACTTCACAGTATGAGAGATTTAGTGATGGAATAACTCGCGTCACTCGCCTAATCTATCATATCCCGAATGTGAGAACAGAGGAATCTATAGTTCCTCTGCACATGAGCACACCTACATGGATGCGAGGGCCGGGCGACTGTACAGGGGACTTTGCCATAGAGTCTGCTTTGGATGAATTGTCGTATAAGTTGAAAATTGATCCCGTTGAATTCAGATATAGAAACTTGGCTTTGGATAAACATCCGGAGAACGGATTGCCATGGTCAACCAACTATGTAAAGGAATGCATTGAGATAGGCGCAAGGAAGATAGATTGGGATAAGAGATCTCCTGAGGTGGGCAAAATAAAAGAGGGGGATTGGCAAATAGGTTACGGAATGGCCGTAGGAGCCTGGAATGCCGGTAGAGGGAATGCCAGTGCTGGCATGAGTCTGGACGCCAAAGGAAACCTGATAGTTAAGACTGCGATGACGGATATAGGTACCGGAACGGGTACGGGTATGATGAACATGGCGCAGGAGTTTCTTGGGATTCCTACTCATAAGATCAAAGTTGAACTAGGACATTCCAGCTTGCCATCAGCTGGGAGCCAAGGAGGAAGTACCGGTCTTTCTTCTATCAGTGGTGCTGTGAATGCCGCAGCGAATGAGTTGAAAGGGGTCTTATTAACCCTTGCACAAAAGATAGATGCTTCATTTGGTACAGCTCAGGCAAAAGATCTTAGATTAAGTGAAGCTGGTTTAGTCTTTGGGGACAAGCAGATTTCCTACGAGAAACTCTTTGCCCAAAATAATGATCAAGCCATTGAGGTGGAAGCTAGTTCTGGTCCCGGTGAGGAGAGACGAAAGTATGCCTTCTTGTCCTCTGCGTCCCATTTTGTAAAATTGGGAGTTCATGCCCAAACAGGTAAGGTGAAGATCCTTCAATACGTGTGTGTGGCAGATGGTGGGAAGATCGTCAATACCCAGGCTGCAGCCAATCAGATGTCAGGGGCAGTCGTAGGTGGAATAGGTATGGCGCTCATGGAGGAGGCTGTAGTTGACCCTAAAGCTGGAGGATGGATAGGTGACGATTTTGCCGGATATCACTTTGCGGTAAATGCAGATGCTCCGCTCATTGAGATAGAATTTGTGAACAAGCCGGATGTGAACATTAACCCTTCAGGGGCAAAAGGATTGGGAGAAGTAGGAATCATAGGTGCTGCTGCAGCCATCAGTAATGCCATTTATCATGCCACAGGAAAAAGACTGAGGAGTCTACCTATAACTCCGGATAAGATCTTAGCGTAA
- a CDS encoding IS1182 family transposase, protein MASRKPTFKPYDQQQMMLLPPSLEELVPKNHPVRVVNEVINKINLAPLHASYKLTGASSYHPQMLLKVLVYGYVSNVYSSRKIEAACKESIYFMWISGMSYPDHNTINRFRSDRLRESLRSVFEEVVKLLAQEGLLSIEEVCVDGTKIEANANRYTFVWKKAIATNKEKMKQQLKGIWEYAQSVASKEDNLPDPPDFTTITREKVQSTVDKLNEVLGKKKDIDKKVKGKLSYATKHFPQNMGKYEEQEQILGERNSYSKTDEGATFMRLKEDHMRNGQLKPAYNVQISSSNQFVVNYTIHPNPNDTTTLAAHIAQHEASYQQAPKVITADAGYGSEENYTLLEGKKVKAYIKYNLFDRQQNTNNQDPFSTDKLFYNAQEDCFICPMGQQMNFIGESKRKTSTGFEQTSRKYQAQNCGHCPLNGTCNKMEGNRIVQVNERLERQRKQAYELLNSEEGIKRRKKRCYDVEPVFANIKSNHGFKRFMLRGKHKVEIEFGLLAIAQNIRKKAS, encoded by the coding sequence ATGGCATCAAGAAAACCCACTTTTAAGCCTTACGACCAGCAGCAAATGATGCTATTGCCTCCAAGTTTGGAGGAACTGGTTCCCAAGAATCATCCGGTACGGGTGGTCAATGAGGTCATTAATAAAATTAATCTCGCTCCTCTGCATGCTTCGTATAAATTGACCGGTGCCTCCAGTTATCATCCTCAGATGCTGCTTAAAGTGTTGGTTTATGGGTATGTGAGCAATGTATATTCGAGCAGGAAGATAGAGGCAGCCTGTAAAGAGAGTATCTATTTTATGTGGATAAGCGGCATGAGCTATCCTGACCATAACACCATTAACCGTTTCAGAAGTGACCGCCTTCGAGAAAGTCTTCGAAGTGTGTTCGAAGAAGTAGTTAAGCTTTTAGCCCAGGAAGGACTTTTGAGTATTGAAGAGGTTTGTGTTGATGGGACCAAAATAGAGGCCAATGCCAATCGTTACACCTTTGTTTGGAAAAAGGCTATTGCGACCAATAAAGAGAAAATGAAGCAGCAATTGAAAGGCATTTGGGAATATGCTCAAAGTGTTGCCAGCAAAGAGGATAACCTTCCCGATCCCCCTGACTTCACCACCATTACTAGAGAAAAAGTACAGTCTACCGTCGATAAGCTCAATGAGGTTTTGGGCAAGAAAAAAGATATTGACAAGAAGGTGAAAGGCAAACTGAGTTATGCCACCAAACACTTTCCACAGAACATGGGCAAATACGAAGAACAGGAGCAGATTCTTGGAGAGCGTAACAGTTACAGCAAGACGGATGAGGGAGCCACATTTATGAGGTTAAAGGAGGATCACATGAGGAATGGGCAATTGAAGCCGGCTTACAATGTTCAAATTTCCAGCTCCAACCAATTCGTTGTAAATTACACGATTCACCCCAACCCCAACGACACCACCACTCTGGCAGCGCATATAGCTCAGCATGAAGCAAGCTATCAGCAAGCTCCCAAAGTTATCACGGCAGATGCAGGCTACGGTTCTGAGGAAAATTATACCTTACTGGAAGGCAAAAAAGTAAAGGCCTACATCAAATACAATCTCTTTGACCGACAGCAGAACACCAATAACCAGGACCCATTTAGTACCGATAAGCTATTCTACAATGCCCAAGAAGACTGTTTCATCTGTCCGATGGGTCAGCAAATGAATTTCATTGGAGAGAGTAAAAGGAAGACCAGCACAGGTTTTGAACAAACCTCAAGAAAATATCAAGCCCAAAATTGCGGGCATTGTCCACTAAACGGAACTTGTAATAAGATGGAAGGGAATCGGATAGTCCAAGTCAATGAACGACTGGAGCGACAGCGGAAGCAGGCCTATGAACTTCTTAACAGTGAAGAAGGAATAAAAAGGCGAAAGAAAAGGTGTTACGATGTGGAACCCGTCTTTGCAAACATAAAAAGCAATCACGGCTTTAAACGATTTATGCTTCGGGGTAAGCATAAGGTCGAAATTGAGTTCGGCCTATTGGCCATAGCACAAAATATACGAAAAAAGGCCTCCTGA